The genomic segment CCATCTTCTTAATCATCGATGTGAGGCACTGAGCCGTCTTGTCGATGTTGTAAACAACACCCTTACGGATGAACGAAGATGACTCTTCGCGGACCAATGACAACACAGAGATGCTGCCATCAGGTCTCTTTTGTCCGGCAATACCCGTCACCTTAGATGAACCGAGTTCGATTGCCACAATAAAATCCTTTAATTCTGCCATACTCTATTATCTGTTTTTATTTCCTTATGCACACAATTTGATTATCGAATTCCACGCTGACACGCGAGTATTTATTCCATCCGGCCTGACTGAGTCCGTAGCGATAGAACTTGCGAAGGCGGTCTAACTTCTTATCGATATTATTCGGCTGACCTAAGTAGGCAATATGCTCGCCCACTCGAGGAACCAACTCAACGGAGCCATCGCCAAGGACATTCAACTGTTCTATCTGGTTCTGCCAGAAGGGATCCTGAAGGATGATGTTAACCATCGGCACCAGCCATTTCTCGGCATAGGCTTTGGTAATGTGTCCAGTGGCCACAATAAGGTTACAAGGATAATCGGTGCCAGGCATGGGCTTGCCGTGGTTGTCAACATAATAGTTGGCACCATCCTGACTCATCACCCTGACAACAGGTATGCGCTGGTAGATGTCAATGCACACAAAGCCATCTTGCCCTTTGTAACACTCCACGCTGTCGATGAGTTCCTTGCCACGAAGGGTCTCCTCAATGATACGCACGTTGACGTGAGGCATAGACTGGCCCTGAGGATTAATATGATCCACAGTGAGCATTCGCTTGACATCATCTTCGGTCAGGAAGCCCTTCACATGCCCGTTGGCCATGTTGATAGACACGCCCTTACAGATAACCTCCTCATCAGGCGTATTGAAGATGGTCATAGCCATCACCATATAGACAGCCAGGACAATGCCGAAGAATACCAATGCAACCTTTTTCCAGTTCATTATATCTTGTCTTACTTGTTTTTCATCTTGCTACGGAGAATCTCGGCCATCTGGGGTACCTGATTATCCAGATCGCCAGCGCCAAGAACAATGAGTACATCGAACGAACGACTCTTAACCAGCGACAGTACATCGTCCTTCTTGACAAGCTGTTTCTTGACACTGGGAGCCAGACGGTCGTAAATCAGTTCTGACGTAACACCTTCAATAGGTAGTTCGCGGGCGGGATAGATCTCGGTCAGTATCACCTCGTCCAACTGACTCAACGCATCGGCAAAGTCCTGATAGAAATCGCGGGTGCGAGTGTAGAGGTGAGGTTGGAAGATAGCAGTGATATGACGGTTCTTATAGAGTTCACGAATGCTGCGCGCACTCTGATAAATTTCCTTAGGATGGTGGGCGTAGTCGCTAAGGAACACGAGTTCAGGTGTTTTAATAGCGAAATCGAAACGACGGTCTACGCCTCCATAGGTCTTCATGCCATGACGGAGCTCATCGGCGGTGCAGCCATTCAGTTGCGCCATGGCCATGGCAGCAATTCCGTTCTCAATGTTAATGGGAATGGGCTGACCTAACTGCACTTGAGGTACATTCTCAATGGGCGAGATAAAGTCGAAAGTAATCTCACCATTCTCAATCTTGATATTCTCAGCATGGAAGTCACCCTCGTTAAGGGCATAATCATAACGACGAACACCATCCAGCAAATGGTCTTTCATCTCAAGATCACGATGAATGATGAGTGCGCCACCTGGCTGAATAAGTTCAGTATAATGGCGGAAACTCTCCAAATAGGCTTCCTTGGTGCCATAGATATCGAGATGGTCGGGATCGGTAGAGGTAATGACACTCATCCATGGAGAGAGCCAATGGAACGAACGATCGAACTCGTCGGCCTCGATCACCACATAGTCGGAATTACTAACGATATAGTTGGTGCCATAATTTTTGGTGATACCACCAAGAAAAGCATTGCAGTCCAGATGACTCTGATGCATAATATGGGCACACATGCTCGACGTGGTGGTCTTGCCATGAGTACCTGCCACACAAAGACCTTTCATCTGACGGGTCAGGGTGCCCAGTACCTGAGCACGTTTCTGAATATCAAAGCCGTTTTGACGGAAATACTGCAGTTCTTTATGTTCGGTGGGAATAGCAGGTGTATAGACCACTAGACAGTGGTTGGGATCCATACATGCCTGAGGAATCGCGCCAACGTTCTCT from the Prevotella sp. E15-22 genome contains:
- the murC gene encoding UDP-N-acetylmuramate--L-alanine ligase yields the protein MEAKDIKAVYFVGAGGIGMSALVRYFIHCGLVVGGYDKTPSDLTRRLEQEGALIHYEENVGAIPQACMDPNHCLVVYTPAIPTEHKELQYFRQNGFDIQKRAQVLGTLTRQMKGLCVAGTHGKTTTSSMCAHIMHQSHLDCNAFLGGITKNYGTNYIVSNSDYVVIEADEFDRSFHWLSPWMSVITSTDPDHLDIYGTKEAYLESFRHYTELIQPGGALIIHRDLEMKDHLLDGVRRYDYALNEGDFHAENIKIENGEITFDFISPIENVPQVQLGQPIPINIENGIAAMAMAQLNGCTADELRHGMKTYGGVDRRFDFAIKTPELVFLSDYAHHPKEIYQSARSIRELYKNRHITAIFQPHLYTRTRDFYQDFADALSQLDEVILTEIYPARELPIEGVTSELIYDRLAPSVKKQLVKKDDVLSLVKSRSFDVLIVLGAGDLDNQVPQMAEILRSKMKNK
- a CDS encoding cell division protein FtsQ/DivIB, with translation MNWKKVALVFFGIVLAVYMVMAMTIFNTPDEEVICKGVSINMANGHVKGFLTEDDVKRMLTVDHINPQGQSMPHVNVRIIEETLRGKELIDSVECYKGQDGFVCIDIYQRIPVVRVMSQDGANYYVDNHGKPMPGTDYPCNLIVATGHITKAYAEKWLVPMVNIILQDPFWQNQIEQLNVLGDGSVELVPRVGEHIAYLGQPNNIDKKLDRLRKFYRYGLSQAGWNKYSRVSVEFDNQIVCIRK